The stretch of DNA TGTCGCGATTAACGACGTGCTGGCCATTGGCCTGATTGCCGGTCTACGTAGCAAAGGGATTCGGGTTCCGGAAGATATCTCCATTGTGGGGATCGATAATATCTCACTGTCGGGATTAATCACCCCTGCCCTAACCTCGGTGGCCCCGCCGCTGGCGGATATGGCAACCGTTATGGTGGAACGGCTAATCAGCCGCCTGAATTCTCCCAATATCAATGCTGAAGAGTTTTTATTTACACCGACTCTGGTAGTCAGAGATTCTGTAATTAAACGCCCGGATAAATAACGCAACACCTGCGTTTTTCGCGGCACAAAGACTAATAAACACTGTACCAGGCTGATGATAATCAATTATCTGCCGGGGTAACTATGACCTGAATTTACTATGGAGCCGTTATGAGCAATGCATCTTGTGGCTATTGCCATCCTGAAAATGAGTATGTGCTGTGGCGCGACGACCAGTGTCGGGTACTGTTTGTGGAACAGACCGATTTTACCGGCTGGTGCCGGGTAGTGTGGAATGAACATCTGGCTGAATTAAGCGATTTGGATCAGCAGCAGCGCAATCGCATTATGCAGGTGGTGGCTGAAGTAGAGAAAAATATTCGCCAGTTACTCAGCCCGAAAAAAATGAATGTCGCCAGTCTGGGTACCGGCCTGCCGCACCTGCACTGGCATATTATTCCGCGTAATGAAGACGACAGCCACTTCCCGGAGCCGGTGTGGTGTCAGCCGCTGCGTCAGGGCGTGGTACGTCCATTACCGGAAAACTTTGTCGCTGAGATGAAAGCACGCCTGAATGCGGCGCTGTAAGTCTCAACGAAAGTAATTCAGCCTCTTCATTGTTCCGATGCGATGAAGAGACTGTAAGGCACACAGAGGACCAGAAGACCGCTGTGTGCCGCCAGCAGTAAGAAGTACCGATGTAGCAACCAACATGGCTAACGTCTCTTTGTTTGTTACCAGCAATAAAGAACACCGATGCTATTACGATTGCGCCAAAGTAGTACCCGGTGGCCGCAAGGCCACCAACTATTGCTTATCGGCTATTTTCAAACCAGTTAGATGAAATTTAAGGGATAACGCTTGCGCGGTGTTGTCTGACAGGTATAATGCCGAAGTTTTCCGCATTCTGCTCAGTGCCTGAGTGGCGAAATCGGTAGACGCAGTTGATTCAAAATCAACCGCCTTCGGGTGTGCCGGTTCGAGTCCGGCCTCAGGCACCATCTTGTTGTCCATAGACGTATCAATCAGTCTATAACATGATGAAAAATAGAGTAAAATATACATTCACATTCCATTAATGTCTTACTGAGTCTATTGACAGCCATTCTTTTTGGGGGTCATATTAGGGGTCAGGATGATATCATTATGGAGTGCTCCCAATGCCGCTAAACGATACCCAAATTCGCAACTACAAGCCTAACGAAAAATTATATAAGAGAGCTGATGGTCTTGGCCTCTATATTCAAGTAAATCCTAACGGTTCAAAACATTGGTATCGAAAGTATTCCTTTCAAGGAAAAGAAACTCGAGCCTCATATGGTCGATATCCTCAAGTATCTTTAGCTGATGCCAGAAAAATGCGTGATGCTGATATAGCCCTATTGGCAAAAGGCATCAATCCTAATACTGAGCGTCAAAGTAAAAAAAGAAGCCCAAAATATAGATAATTCTTTTGAAGTTATCGCAAGAAAATGGCATTCAAATCAAACTTGGTCTAAACATCACTCAGACAGAATTCTAAAAAGAATGCAGTCCTATTTATTTCCAGAGATTGGAAAACATAATCTTCCAGACCTTAAAACTAAAGATCTTCTCGAAGTTGTCGAAAAAGCAGTTGAAAAGGGTTACTTAGATGTAGCTTCTCGATTACAGCAATATCTTACTGCTATCATGCGTTATGCTGTGCAAATTGACATAATTCAATCTAACCCCGCTCGAGACTTAGCGGGTGCATTTCCTACTAATAAAGCACAACATAGAGCCGCACTGCCTTTAGAAAAAATACCTGATCTGCTACAAAGAGTTGACTCATTTAAGGGAAGAAATTTAACGAAACTGGCTATTAAATTAACGTTACTAATCTTTATCCGTTCCAGTGAACTTCGCTTTGCTCGTTGGTCAGAAATCGATTTTGAAAAAAAACTTTGGACTATACCAGCAAAAAGAAAACCTATTGAAGGTGTTAAATATTCACATAGAGGGACAAAAATGCACGACACTTCACATTTAATTCCCCTTAGTGCTCAAGCTATCTCCATATTAAAAGAAATTAAAACAATAAGTGGAGAATATGAATTTATCTTTATCGGTGCCCATTCACCAAAGAAGCCAATGAGTGAAAATACAATAAATAAGGCATTAAGAACGATGGGCTATAACACACAAACAGAAGTATGTGGACATGGATTTAGAACAATGGCTTGTTCGACCCTTTTAGAATCAGAACTATGGGATTCTGAAGCAATAGAACTACAAATGAGCCATAAAGAAAGAAACTCCGTAAAAGCAGCTTATCCGGTGTGCCGTAAAACCCTGTCCTTCAGGGCGGGGATATAAGGCACGGTTTTCTACCTAACTAGGTGTTTGCTGTTGCTCAATGTACTGTCGGATGATGGATATTGGCGCACCACCGCAACTACTAGCAAAGTAGCTCGGAGTCCACAGAACACCTTTGTAGTAATACCGTGCACCAATATCTGGACGGTCACGGCGGAGTAACCGACTGGATACCCCTTTGAGGCTGTTGACTAAACTGGATACCGCTAATTTTGGCGGGTAATTGACCAGCAAGTGAACGTGATCTCCTTCACCATCCATCTCGACCAGTTCAACATCAAAATCGGCGCATACGCTAGCAAAATAGCTCCGCAACCTATCGATAGCATCCTGATCAAATATTTTACGTCGATACTTGGCAACAAATACCAAGTGAACATGCATCAGGAAAGTACAGTGTCTTCCTCGACGAATATCGGTTTCTTTTGTCATAGGCCAAAAGTATAATCTTCCATATGAAACGACTACAAGCCTTCAAATTCCAGTTAAGACCTAATGGTCAGCAAGAGCGCGATATGCGTTGCTTCGCTGGGGCATGTCGTTTTGTGTTCAACAAATCGTTGGTCTTGCAGAACGAAAACCATGAGGCGGGTAACAAATACCTTTCCTATGTAAAAATGGCGGCATGGCTGGTTGAGTGGAAAAAAACACCTGAAACGCAATGGTTGAAAGAAGCACCATCCCAGCCTTTGCAACAGGCTTTAAAAGATCTTGAGCGAGCCTATAAAAACTTCTTTCAGAAACGGGCGTCATTCCCACGGTTTAAAAAACGGGGGCAAAGTGATGCATTCCGCTACCCGCAGGGTGTGAAACTGGATCAAGAGAACAACCGTATATCGCTGCCAAAACTGGGCTGGATAAGTTATCGCAATAGCCGTGAAGTCATTGGAGAAGTGAAGAACGTCACTGTCAGCCAGTCATGCGGTAAGTGGTACGTCAGCATCCAGACGGAATATGAAGTCACTGAACCAGCTCATGTTTCAACATCGATGGTTGGTCTTGATGCTGGCGTGGCGAAGCTAGCTACACTATCAGATGGCACCATTTTTGAGCCTGTACACAGCTTTAAAACCAATCAAAAGAAGCTCGCCAGACTCCAGCGTGAAATGAGCCGCAAGGTGAAGTTCAGCAATAACTGGAAGAAGGCTAAACACAAAGTACAAAACCTGCACTCTCGTATCGCGAACATCCGCCGAGACTACCTTCATAAGGTCAGCACGACAATCAGCAAAAACCACGCCATGATCGTCATTGAAGACTTAAAGGTTGCCAACATGTCAAAGTCAGCCGCGGGTACGGTCAGCCAGCCGGGGCGCAACGTCCGGGCAAAATCAGGCTTAAACCGTTCGATATTAGATCAGGGTTGGTACGAACTGCGCCGCCAGCTTGAGTATAAGCAGCTCTGGCGCGGTGGTCATGTGCTGGCGATTAATCCGGCCTACACTAGCCAGAAATGTGCTTGCTGTGGTCATACAGCGAAAGAAAACCGCCAGTCCCAAAGCCTGTTTGAGTGTCTGGAATGTGGATATACAGAGAATGCCGATATAAACGGCGCTCGTAATATTTTAGCGGCGGGGCACGCCGCGTTAGCCTGTGGAGAGATGGCAGCTTTAGGCCGTTCGATGAAGCAGGAACCCACCGAGGCGAGTCAGACTTCGGTCTGAACGCTGTAGGAATCCTCGCCCTTTAGGGCGGGGAGGATGTCAACTATTTTATCTCTATTAATTATTAATCTATTTAAATCAGAAGAATAAACTTCATAACTAAATGTTCTATTTGATAGAGCCGATAGAATATTAACTGCTATTCTTTTAAGGTACTCATTTTCTATTCCAGGAGTTTTAAATAATGTAGCCAATTGAAAGTCAGCAGATTTATTTCTATATTCGTGAGATAACATTAACTCCTCACTTTCAATTAATGTTACAAAGCAATTGTTATTTTTTAGATTTGATATTATTTGAGGTGAGTGTGTAGCAATAATAAAATGACATCCTTTAACATGCGTAAATACCTCCATTAGTAAATGTATATATGTTTCCTGCCACTCTGGATGTAAACTTATTTCAGGTTCATCGATTAATATTAATGAGTCATTTTCAATACTTACTGCAATACCAAGAAAATTTAATAAGATACACTGTTGACCAGAACTAGCATCATTAATACTGAAAGATCTATTATCTCCTTGCCACAAATACCATTCAGTACTAACTTGACTTATTTGGTTATTCTCACATTGGACATGAACTACAACATCATGAATACTTAATAGACCTATATCAGAAAGTATTTTTATACCTGATAAAAATTCTCTATCCTCCTCACTTACTTCTTTAGTAAAATCCATATAAAATGGAATAATTCTGTAAGAATCAACTTTTGCACAATATTCATATAATGAAGTAAAAGCAGAGCATAACTCCTGATAACCTACCCCATATTCTTTTTCTAAATATATTCTACTTTTCTTTGACATATTTTCAATATAATCCATGAAATCATCTGGTATCATTTCACGTAAATTGACCATGAATTTATTTATTTCACGTTTAAGTCTAAAGCTTAAGTCAAATACAGGGTAAAAACCTAGAAAAGATAATAATCTAACAACAGTATCTTTATCTCTACCTAATAAATCTCTATTGATTGAAAAAAATAATTTTTCGACAAGAGATAATACTGCCCTACTTTTTGCTTTATCATTTAAACCATAATAATGATAAAACCTATTATTTGATTTATTTTCTGGAGAAAAATACACACTTTCTTCAGGGAACTTATCAAATGGGCTTGTTGAAACAGCAATTAACCTTTGAGGGCACAATAGTTTTTCTTTATAAAGATAGCCACTTAAACCAATGCTACGCCCATTAACATCAACTTCATACTCGTTATTATCTGAAATAATTGTCAATGAAGAATAATGATAATCTTGACTATATTGTCCAACTGTTCCTATATTTCTTTTAAGTAGCTTATTTCCAACAAAAACTGAACAAAGAATATTAGTTATAGCACTTAACACCCTACTTTTTCCAGAACCATTTTTACCAATTAAGACAGTATATATATTATCACTATTATCATTTTTCTTTATACAAAGAGGAATTTCATTCCCCTCAAAATTAACATTGTTGATTTTATAACTCATAACATATCCTCGGGATAATTATGTTTATTTAAAATAAATACTGTTTTAGAGCTATTACATCAATGATATATCATTAAAAACTTAATTCAAACGACGCACATTACATTTATAATAATACTATATGATTTTTTGGCGGAAAGTCACAGGAGTCGAACCTGCCAGGGACCGCTGGCGGCCCCATCTGGATTTGAAGTCCAGCCGCCCCACCGGGGACGATGACCTTCCGTTTTAGAAGCAACAGAAGTGCTGTAACAGATGAGCCCGTCGATTATACCGTTAAACGAATGGGATGGAACTGCTAATTTTCCTCGTATCTCGCGGTTTTTGCTCATGCTCACAACTACCGTGAAACCGCAATCAGTACACCAGCTCGCCGAACTTATCCCGATACTCTTTTGGTGTGATGCCGTACTCTTTCTTAAACACCGAATAGAAATACTGTAACGACGGATAGCCGCACATCTGGGAAATCTCGTTAATCGACAGGGTACTGGCGGCTAAAAACTCACTGGCGCGATTCAATTTTTCCTGATGGATCAGGCCATGAATGGTGTTGCCGGTTTCATCACGAAAGCGCTTCTCAAGATTAGAACGGGAGATACCTACCGCATCCAGCACCTGCTCCACTTTAATTCCCTTACAGGCATGGTAACGAATAAAATGCATTGCCTGAATCACCGCCGGATCGTGCAGAGAACGATAGTCCGTGGAGCGGCGCTCCACTACTTTCACCGGCGGCACTAAAATGCGCTGAACCGGAAAGTCACCCTGCTTCAGTAATTTATGCAACAGCTTAGCTGCCTGATAACCCATCTGGCGTGAACCTTGTGCCACCGAAGAGAGCGCCACCCGTGACAAATAGCGGGTCAGTTCTTCATTATCAATGCCGATAACGCACATCTTCTCCGGCACCGCGATATCCAGATGCTCGCATACCTGTAGCAAATGGCGGGCTCGCGCATCGGTAACGGCGATAATCCCCGTATGGGCAGGCAGATTCTGTAACCAGTCCGCCAGACGGTTCTGGGCGTGTTTCCAGTTCTCCGGTGCGGTTTCCATTCCCTGAAAAATGGAGTGACGGTAATTTCCTTCGGTAACTAACTGACGGAAAGCGTGCTCCCGTTCCGTTGCCCAACGATGAGAGATATGGTGCGGTAATCCATAAAAGGCAAAGTGGTTTAGCCCCTTCTCCTTTAAATGCATAAAGGCAGTGCTCACCAAAGCATGGTTATCAGTGGCAATATAATGAACCGGAGGATAATCCTCTGGTCGATGATAAGAACCGCCAACCCCAACAACCGGAATATTCGCCTGGCTTAACGCCAGCTCGATTTCCGGATCGTCAAAATCGGCAATCACTCCATCACCCAACCAGTCTTTAACGCTGTCTATCCGGCAACGGAAATCCTCTTCGATAAAGATGTCCCAATCGCATTGAGAAGCCTGTAAGTACTCGCCAACACCTTCAATAATCTGCCGGTCATAAACCTTATTGGCATTAAACAACAGCGTAATACGGAAGCGTTTTTCAAACATGGCGTTCAATTTCCCGATCAACACACAAGATAAATCACCACTGCCGCTGGGTCGGCAACCCTCTGTTCAGGTTGAATTGAGTAACACAATTATCCATAGCCTGTCAGGTCACACTGCTGAAAGTACAACGCTCCGCACACTTTTCAGCTAACCAATAAACACATAGCTGAAAATATGTACGGAGCCTTTGGGTCGATCTATCAGGCACGTTTTTTGGTTGCTGAATCCATCCATACCGCCAGCAGTAAAATGGCGCCTTTAACGATGTACTGCCAGAAGGTAGGAACGTCCAGCATACTCATGCCGTTATCCAGTGATGCCATGATAAATGCCCCCATCACTGCACCGGCCACGCTGCCTACACCACCTGCCAGACTGGTTCCACCAATAACGCAGGCAGCAATAGCGTCCAGCTCGGCAATGTTACCGGCAGAAGGCGAACCAGCCCCTAAACGAGAACTAAGGATCAAACCGGCAATCGCCACCATCAGCCCGTTAATAGCAAACACCGCCAGTTTGGTGCGCTCAACGTTAATACCCGACAGTCGGGCCGCATCAATATTGCCACCAATAGCGTAAATACGACGGCCAAACGCGGTGCGGGTTGCCATAAAAATCCCCACCATCATCAGTGCAGCCAGTATTAATACCGGCGTTGGAACACCACGATAATCATTCAGAAGATAGATAGCGCCCAGCAAAATCACTGCGGTGATGGCCTGACGACCCACATCGCTGCCTTTACCCGGCACCGGTAATCCCAGCGCTTCCCGATGCGCACGCTGACGCCATTGCCAGATGACAAACAGCACCATTACGCCGATACCAATACCAAAACCCAGGCTGTCCGGCAGATAGCTCTGCCCGATTTGCGACATGGCATTACTGGTTGGGGAAACGGTGGTACCGTTGGTGATCCCGACCAGAATTCCGCGGAAGGCCAGCATTCCTGCCAGCGTAACGATAAATGATGGCACTTTGCGATAGGCAACCCACCAACCATTCCATGCGCCTAACAACAGGCCCATAACCAGCGTGACAATGATTGTCAGCGGCAGAGGCCAGCCAAACCAGACGTCAAAAATCGCTGCCGCGCCGCCAAGTAGTCCCATCATTGATCCAACCGACAGGTCAATCTCTGCGGAAATAATGACAAATACCATCCCTACCGCCAGAATGCCGGTAATCGCCGTCTGGCGCAGCAGGTTAGAAATGTTACGTGCGCTGATGTAGGCTCCATCCGTCGCTACGCTGAAAAACAGAATGATCACCACGATGGCGGCCAGCATCACAAAAACCTGCAGGTTAACGCGCTTAGGCTGAGCCGGGCCAGCTGCTTTTCCGCCAGTGTTTCCCGTGGTTGATAATGTTTCATTAGACATGTTGTTCACTCCTGAGTGCCGCTTCCATAATCTGTTCTTGTGTCAAAGACCGGTTGGCTAAATCCGCTTTAATACAGCCTTCGTGCATCACTAATACCCGGTCGCTAAGGCCCAGCACTTCGGGTAGTTCTGACGAGATAACAATCAGGGCAATACCCTGTTCAACCAGTTGATTAATCAGCTTATAAATTTCATATTTGGCACCGATATCAATGCCCCGGGTTGGTTCATCCAGAATCAGAATTTTAGGATTAAGTAACAGACACTTAGCCAGAATGGCTTTTTGTTGATTACCGCCGCTCAGGCGGGCAATGGCTAATTCCGGCGATGAGGTTTTTACCTTCAGCCGCTCGATTGATTGCTGGATAATGGACTGCTCTTTGGCATCGTCCAGTATGCTCAGCCAGCCGCTAAAATCATCCAGCGCCGCCAGCGTCATATTGGCACCGACGCCCATCACCGGGATAATTCCGTCCTTTTTACGGTCTTCCGGCACCATCGCAATGCCGTGGCTGATGGCGTCCTGACAGTTGCGAATTTTTACCGCTTTGCCACCAACTTTAATTTCCCCTTCCCAGCGCCCGCGATAGGCACCAAACAGACACTGGACGGTTTCGGTTCTTCCTGCTCCCACCAGACCAGCAATACCCAGAATCTCGCCTTTATGCAGTGAGAAAGAGACGTTATTCACCCGACGAATATGGCGGTTAATTGGGTGCCAGGCGGTCAGGTTATCCACCCGCAGCACCTCTTCACCAATGGTATGTTCTGACTGAGGGTAGAGCTCTTTCAGCTCGCGGCCTACCATCATGGCGATAATATCGTCTTCGGTCATCTCGCTGGCCTGACGGGTACCAATATGTTTACCGTCACGAATCACACAGATCAGATCGGAGATGACTTTTACTTCGTTCAGTTTGTGGGAGATATAGATACAGGCAATATCGTGGCTTTGCAGGTCGCGGATAATATTCAGCAAAATCTCGGTTTCGCTTTCTGTCAGTGATGCGGTTGGTTCATCCAGCACCAACAGGCGTACCTGCTTATTCAGCGCTTTGGCGATTTCCACCAGTTGCTGTTGGCCTAATCCCAGTTCACCCACTTTGGTATCAGGGCTTACCGCCAGCTTCACCTGTTGTAACAGGCGCTGGCAGCGTAAAAACATGCTGTCGTAATCCATGATGCCGAAACGCCCGCGCTCCGAACCAAGGAAAATATTCTCCAGCACGGTCATCTCTTTCACCAAAGCCAGTTCCTGATGGATGATGGCAATGCCTTTCTGCTCGGTATCGCGAATGGTTTTTGCCTGTATCACATCACCGGAAAACAGAATATCGCCCTGATACTGGCCGTAAGGATAGATGCCGCACAGCACCTTCATCAGCGTTGATTTACCAGAACCATTCTCTCCACACAAAGAGAGCACCTGCCCGGCATCTAACGTTAACGAGATGTCATCGACAGCTTTGATATCACCAAAAGCTTTGGTGATATTTTTCATTTCTAACAGATGTGGCATCACATGTACTCCACAAAGAGATAACGACCATTAAGCTGATACTGGGTGCTGCTTATGCAGCACCCGATTGCAGGTAAATCAGTTATAGATGCTCTCTTTGCTGTGGAAGCCATCGGCCACAACCGTTGAATCGATGTTGGATTTATCTACCTGAATTGGTGTCAGCAGATAAGATGGCACATCCTTTTTACCATTATTCAGAGTGGCGTTCGCTTTTGGTGTCTCGCCTTTACCCATTTCTACCGCGATCTCCGCCGCATCATTTGCCAGCTTGCTGATTGGCTTATACACCGTCATGGTTTGAGTACCGGCAACGATACGTTTGATACCAGCAAGGTCAGCATCCTGACCGGAGATGGCAACTTTACCCGACAGCCCCTGAGCTACCAGTGCCTGAATCGCGCCACCGGCAGTGGCGTCATTAGAAGCAACGACGGCATCAATTTTATTGTTGTTAGCGGTTAAGGCGTTCTCCATGATTTTCAACGCGTTCTCTGCTAACCAGGCATCAACCCATTGGTCGCCAACTATCTTGATTTTTCCTTCTTTAATCAGTGGATTAAGCACGTTCATCTGCCCCTGACGGAACAGCTTGGCGTTGTTATCCACCGGTGAGCCTCCCATCAGGAAGTAGTTGCCCTGAGGCACACGTTCAACCAGGCTTTGAGCCTGTAGCTCACCCACTTTTTCATTGTTAAAGGAGATATAAAAATCGATATCCGCATCGTTAATCATGCGGTCATAAGCCAGTACTTTGATGCCTTCACGTTTAGCTTCTGCAATAACGTTACTCAACACCTGACCGTTGTAGGGAATGATCACCAGTACGTCTACGCCACGGTTGATCATATTTTCAATCTGCGACATTTGGGTTTCTTCGTTACCGTTGGCAGACTGTACGAATACTTTGGCCCCTAATGACTCAGCTTTGCTGACAAAGATGTCGCGATCTTTCTGCCAGCGTTCTAAACGCAGATCGTCAATCGCCATACCTATTTTAACTTCTTTGGCATTTACCATGTGTCCTGATAGCGCCAGTGATGCACAAACGGCAAGTAAAACATGCTTTAATTTCATTTGATAACATCCTATTTTGGTTAAGCTATTTCAGTGAAAGCGGGTATTTCCCCGTTTCTATTTATTACCGATAAATATTTAACCACTATAGTGTTATCAGTTATAACCAGAGTATCAATTACAGATTCTTACCCCGTTATTACGTTTTTTAGTTTATTTTCATTTTTATGAGAGAGGTCATGTTTTGCTGAGTAAATAAAAATAGCAATCAATGTTTTTATTTCAAAAATAAATCATAACAAACTGTATATAAAAGAAATATTTAAAATTAATGATAAAAACAAACACCATTAAAAATAATTTCCTTACCGTTTTAAGGTTTATTATTGTGAGCATAATCACAGTAGTTAAATTTCATAACTCACTATTCAAATCTAGGAATAACCTTCATTTTTTTAAATCTCTATGATTCCGACAATATAAAACAAATAGCGCTAAAACTGCGTCAATTTATATTTTTAAGAAATGTAATAACGCAATTTTATTATTTATTGAGCGAGCAGTTTCAGTGATAAATAAATCGCGCTAAATGCTATTTGACCGAATGACCTAAATACATCGCTTAAAGGAAACCACCATGACTCAGTATTTCGATAAACTTGACCAGGTGCGCTACGAAGGCACCGCCAGTAACAATCCACTGGCTTTCCGCCACTACAACCCGGATGAGTTGGTTCTGGGTAAGCGTATGGCTGACCATCTGCGCTTTGCCGCCTGTTACTGGCACACCTTCTGCTGGAATGGTGCCGATATGTTTGGCGTAGGTTCATTCGATCGCCCATGGCAATCGGCGGGTGATGCCATCAAGCTGGCAAAAGCCAAAGCAGATGTTGCCTTCGAGTTTTTCCATAAGCTAAATGTACCTTTCTATTGCTTCCACGATGTGGATGTATCCCCTGAAGGCAGCACCATTAAAGAGTATCTGAATAATCTGGCGCTGATGACCGACGTACTGGCAGAAAAACAACAGTCAACCGGTGTGAAACTGTTATGGGGCACGGCGAACTGCTTTACCAACCCACGTTACGCTGCCGGTGCGGCAACTAACCCGGACCCGGAAGTATTCGCTTACGCCGCCACTCAGGTGGTCAGTGCCATGCAGGCCACCCAGCGTCTGGGCGGTGAGAACTATGTGCTGTGGGGGGGCCGTGAAGGGTATGAAACCCTGTTAAATACCGACCTGCGTCAGGAGCGCGAGCAGCTTGGGCGCTTTATGCAAATGGTGGTAGAGCATAAACATAAAATTGGTTTTAACGGCCCCCTGTTGATTGAACCAAAACCACAAGAGCCAACCAAACATCAGTATGACTACGATGTGGCAACGGTATATGGCTTCCTGAAGCAGTTTGGTCTGGAAAAAGAGATTAAGGTCAATATCGAAGCTAACCACGCTACGCTGGCAGGTCACAGCTTCCACCATGAAATCGCCTCTGCCATTGCGCTGGGTATTTTCGGCTCGGTTGATGCCAACCGTGGCGATGCTCAACTGGGTTGGGACACCGACCAGTTCCCGAACAGCGTGGAAGAAAACGCACTGATTATGTATGAAATCATCAAAGCGGGCGGTTTCACTACCGGTGGCCTGAACTACGACGCTAAAGTCCGTCGCCAGAGTACCGATAAGTACGATCTGTTCTACAGTCATATTGGCGCGATGGACACCATGGCACTGGCGCTGAAAGTTGCCGCTAAAATGGTACAAGACGGCAAACTGGACCAAAAAGTCTCCGAGCGCTACGCTGGCTGGAATGGCAAACTGGGTCAACAAATCCTGGAAGGCGAAAGTTCACTGGAATCACTGGCAAAATATGTGGAAAGCAATAACCTGCAGCCACAGCATAAGTCAGGACAGCAGGAGTTACTGGAAAATCTGGTGAACCGATATTTATTTGGATGATCCAAAAATCAGTATCAGTGTATATTTCGTCCGTAAAAGTGCAGTGTCTAAATTAGCTATCGTGTAGCGGCCGAGTAAGGGGCGTTAAGGCGAACGCCCCTTACAACCCCGCGCCTACGCTGCCGAATGTTGACCGCAGCTTTGCTGCGGCAACCTCAGTCAGCCTGAAGGCTTAACGCACCGACATAGAGCCGCTCCCGGCGGCGCTATGTCTTTCGCAGCATCCATGCTGCTCATGCTACCTTCAGTCCTCCTTCGGCAACATTCGGACGCTTGTACTAAAGGTCAAGGGCCTATTACTCCCTACAACAAGGATCTCTCACCATGTACATCGGTATCGACCTCGGCACTTCCGGCGTAAAAGTTATCCTCCTCAGTGAGCAGCAACAGGTTATTGCCACTCACTCTGAAGCGCTTTCTATTTCCCGTCCTCATCCCCTTTGGTCAGAGCAAAATCCTGATGACTGGTGGCAAGCCACCGATAAAGCGATGCAGGCGCTGGCGGCTCAGCACGATTTAAGCTCAGTTAAAGCCATGGGCCTGACCGGGCAAATGCATGGTGCAACCCTGTTAGATAAACAGATGAAGGTATTGCGCCCTGCCATTTTATGGAACGATGGCCGCAGTGCCGCCGAATGTGCCGAGCTGGAAAAAATAGTTCCTCAATCTAGAGCCATTACCGGCAACCTGATGATGCCAGGCTTTACCGCCCCAAAACTAAAATGGGTGGAAAAACATGAACCTGCTGTTTTTCAGACAACA from Limnobaculum xujianqingii encodes:
- the xylA gene encoding xylose isomerase codes for the protein MTQYFDKLDQVRYEGTASNNPLAFRHYNPDELVLGKRMADHLRFAACYWHTFCWNGADMFGVGSFDRPWQSAGDAIKLAKAKADVAFEFFHKLNVPFYCFHDVDVSPEGSTIKEYLNNLALMTDVLAEKQQSTGVKLLWGTANCFTNPRYAAGAATNPDPEVFAYAATQVVSAMQATQRLGGENYVLWGGREGYETLLNTDLRQEREQLGRFMQMVVEHKHKIGFNGPLLIEPKPQEPTKHQYDYDVATVYGFLKQFGLEKEIKVNIEANHATLAGHSFHHEIASAIALGIFGSVDANRGDAQLGWDTDQFPNSVEENALIMYEIIKAGGFTTGGLNYDAKVRRQSTDKYDLFYSHIGAMDTMALALKVAAKMVQDGKLDQKVSERYAGWNGKLGQQILEGESSLESLAKYVESNNLQPQHKSGQQELLENLVNRYLFG